The Celeribacter marinus genome window below encodes:
- a CDS encoding ABC transporter substrate-binding protein — MKTYLLTGAAVAALSIGAASAQDLSGQVITVAGPWLSPESETIAKIFDIFEEKTGAEVKYVGSDSFEQQIVIDAEAGSAPNVAVFPQPGLAADMASRGFLTPLKPEVGEWVKENYAAGQSWVDLATFADKEGADHHYGMFFRADLKSLVWYSPETFEDGGYTVPTTMEELKALTEEITANGETPWCIGLGSGAATGWPATDWVEDLMLRTQSPADYDAWVANDLKFNDPKVVAAIEDFGWFARNDAYVAGGAGAVATTDFRDSPKGLFDSPPQCYMHRQASFIPAFFPEGTEMGVDADFFYFPAYAEKDLGKPVLGAGTLFAITNESEGAHALIEFLEDPAAHELWMAEGGFLTPHKGVDTSKFSSDTARAMNDILLNATTFRFDGSDLMPGGVGAGSFWTGMVDYTGGKDAQAVADEIQSSWDALK, encoded by the coding sequence ATGAAGACATATCTTTTGACGGGTGCCGCTGTGGCCGCACTCTCCATCGGGGCCGCGTCCGCGCAGGACCTGTCTGGCCAAGTGATTACAGTTGCGGGTCCATGGCTCAGCCCTGAATCCGAAACCATCGCAAAAATCTTTGATATCTTCGAAGAAAAGACCGGTGCAGAAGTCAAATACGTTGGCTCCGACAGCTTCGAGCAGCAAATCGTGATCGACGCCGAAGCCGGCTCCGCGCCAAACGTTGCTGTGTTCCCACAGCCCGGTCTGGCCGCTGACATGGCTTCGCGCGGCTTTTTGACACCGCTCAAGCCCGAAGTGGGTGAGTGGGTTAAAGAGAACTACGCGGCAGGTCAGTCGTGGGTTGATCTCGCGACCTTTGCCGACAAAGAGGGCGCAGACCACCACTACGGCATGTTCTTTCGTGCCGACCTGAAATCCCTCGTTTGGTACTCACCCGAGACGTTCGAGGATGGTGGCTACACCGTTCCAACAACGATGGAAGAGCTCAAGGCGCTGACCGAAGAAATCACTGCAAACGGTGAGACACCATGGTGTATTGGTCTGGGTTCCGGAGCGGCGACAGGTTGGCCAGCAACCGACTGGGTCGAAGATTTGATGCTGCGCACGCAGTCCCCTGCGGATTACGATGCATGGGTCGCCAACGATCTGAAGTTCAACGATCCCAAAGTGGTCGCAGCCATCGAAGATTTCGGTTGGTTCGCACGCAATGACGCCTATGTCGCCGGTGGCGCAGGTGCGGTTGCAACCACAGACTTCCGTGACAGCCCCAAAGGCCTGTTTGACAGCCCGCCCCAGTGCTACATGCACCGTCAGGCGTCCTTTATCCCTGCGTTCTTCCCTGAAGGCACGGAAATGGGTGTGGATGCAGACTTCTTCTACTTCCCTGCTTACGCTGAAAAAGATCTCGGTAAACCCGTTCTCGGCGCTGGTACGCTCTTTGCGATCACCAACGAATCCGAGGGTGCGCACGCTTTGATCGAGTTCCTCGAAGATCCGGCAGCACACGAGCTGTGGATGGCCGAAGGTGGCTTCCTCACACCGCACAAAGGTGTGGACACGTCGAAGTTCTCCTCCGACACGGCACGCGCGATGAACGACATCTTGCTCAACGCGACAACGTTCCGCTTTGACGGGTCCGACCTTATGCCCGGTGGCGTAGGCGCGGGGTCGTTCTGGACCGGCATGGTTGACTACACAGGCGGCAAAGATGCCCAAGCTGTAGCTGACGAGATCCAGTCCTCTTGGGACGCTCTGAAATAA